In Rutidosis leptorrhynchoides isolate AG116_Rl617_1_P2 chromosome 2, CSIRO_AGI_Rlap_v1, whole genome shotgun sequence, one genomic interval encodes:
- the LOC139892990 gene encoding probable NADH dehydrogenase [ubiquinone] 1 alpha subcomplex subunit 5, mitochondrial: MFLRKFARPSSMMMMAKLKETTGIVGLHVVPNAREVLISLYYKTLTKIQRIPEDEGYRKSIESFTKHRLQVCEEEQDWEAIEKRLGCGQVEELIEEAKYELKIINKMLEWDPWDVAEDYECEVENDAPVPKHVPQHQPGPLPEEFYKTLEGLMKKGTLDPALQNKDPAIP, from the exons atgtttctgcGGAAGTTTGCTCGGCCATCATCAATGATGATGATGGCGAAGTTGAAGGAAACAACAGGGATCGTTGGTCTCCATGTTGTTCCTAACGCAAGAGAAGTTTTAATCAGTCTTTACTACAAAACCCTAACTAAGATCCAACGTATTCCTGAAGACGAAGGATACCGTAAATCTATTGAATCATTTACAAAACATCGATTGCAGGTTTGTGAAGAGGAACAAGATTGGGAAGCTATTGAGAAACGACTTGGTTGTGGTCAGGTTGAAGAACTTATTGAAGAAGCTAAATATGAGCTCAAAATCATCAACAAAATGCTCG AGTGGGACCCATGGGATGTAGCTGAGGACTATGAATGTGAAGTTGAGAATGATGCCCCTGTCCCAAAGCATGTGCCTCAACACCAGCCCGGCCCGCTTCCTGAGGAGTTTTACAAGACGTTGGAGGGTTTAATGAAAAAAGGGACATTGGATCCTGCCCTCCAAAATAAGGATCCTGCTATCCCCTAA